In a single window of the Rhopalosiphum padi isolate XX-2018 chromosome 1, ASM2088224v1, whole genome shotgun sequence genome:
- the LOC132932263 gene encoding adhesive plaque matrix protein-like isoform X2: MASFKYLIFIALAVLSVYYVAAEEAPKPEEQVGAEAARVKKHAYIAAPLAYSAPVYPYAYSAYPSYSYSYPAAYPTAYAAYPSYAYAHDDGKYWPGKYEKTYYPAYKSAYPAVYHY, from the exons ATGGCTTCTTTCAAGTATCTG ATATTCATTGCCTTGGCCGTCCTCAGCGTGTACTATGTTGCCGCCGAAGAAGCACCAAAACCCGAAGAACAAGTCGGCGCTGAAGCCGCCAGAGTAAAGAAACACGCTTACATCGCCGccc CTTTGGCCTACTCCGCTCCAGTCTACCCATACGCGTACTCCGCTTACCCGTCGTACTCGTACTCGTACCCGGCCGCATACCCAACCGCTTACGCCGCTTACCCGAGCTACGCTTACGCTCACGATGACGGCAAATACTGGCCAGGCAAATACGAAAAGACCTACTACCCAGCTTACAAGTCCGCCTACCCAGCAGTTTACCACTACTAA
- the LOC132932262 gene encoding prisilkin-39-like isoform X2, with the protein MTYCKLFFCFALLIVSVFAEKDASKAAENERVKKAVVIPPPGSAAYGYYGSPYSGLYGSPYNTLYGQAYGYPYGSHDDGKYHHHAAKYDDGKYHHHVGKYDDGKYHPGKYDDGKYYPGKYDKATVATAVYSKPYSTGYNGYNYGYNGYNGYNNGYNYGYNGYNNGYNYGYYGGYPYAHYPYNHQYNNHYASYPYVY; encoded by the exons ATGACATACTGCAAGTTGTtc ttTTGTTTCGCACTGCTCATTGTGTCGGTATTCGCCGAAAAGGATGCATCGAAAGCGGCTGAAAACGAGAGGGTGAAGAAAGCGGTAGTAATCCCACCACCTGGTTCA GCAGCTTACGGATACTACGGAAGTCCTTATAGCGGTTTATACGGTAGCCCTTATAACACCTTATACGGCCAAGCTTACGGTTACCCGTACGGATCGCACGACGATGGCAAGTACCACCATCACGCGGCTAAGTACGACGACGGCAAGTACCATCATCACGTGGGTAAGTACGACGATGGCAAATACCACCCCGGAAAGTACGACGATGGCAAGTACTACCCTGGAAAGTACGACAAGGCAACGGTGGCCACAGCAGTGTACAGCAAGCCGTATTCGACCGGGTACAACGGGTACAACTATGGTTACAACGGTTACAACGGCTACAACAACGGATACAACTACGGTTACAACGGCTATAACAACGGATACAACTACGGTTACTACGGCGGATATCCGTACGCTCACTATCCGTACAACCACCAATACAACAACCACTACGCGTCATACCCATACGTCTACTAA
- the LOC132932263 gene encoding adhesive plaque matrix protein-like isoform X1: MASFKYLIFIALAVLSVYYVAAEEAPKPEEQVGAEAARVKKHAYIAAPALAYSAPVYPYAYSAYPSYSYSYPAAYPTAYAAYPSYAYAHDDGKYWPGKYEKTYYPAYKSAYPAVYHY; encoded by the exons ATGGCTTCTTTCAAGTATCTG ATATTCATTGCCTTGGCCGTCCTCAGCGTGTACTATGTTGCCGCCGAAGAAGCACCAAAACCCGAAGAACAAGTCGGCGCTGAAGCCGCCAGAGTAAAGAAACACGCTTACATCGCCGccc CAGCTTTGGCCTACTCCGCTCCAGTCTACCCATACGCGTACTCCGCTTACCCGTCGTACTCGTACTCGTACCCGGCCGCATACCCAACCGCTTACGCCGCTTACCCGAGCTACGCTTACGCTCACGATGACGGCAAATACTGGCCAGGCAAATACGAAAAGACCTACTACCCAGCTTACAAGTCCGCCTACCCAGCAGTTTACCACTACTAA
- the LOC132932262 gene encoding uncharacterized protein LOC132932262 isoform X3, whose amino-acid sequence MTYCKLFFCFALLIVSVFAEKDASKAAENERVKKAVVIPPPGSAYGYYGSPYSGLYGSPYNTLYGQAYGYPYGSHDDGKYHHHAAKYDDGKYHHHVGKYDDGKYHPGKYDDGKYYPGKYDKATVATAVYSKPYSTGYNGYNYGYNGYNGYNNGYNYGYNGYNNGYNYGYYGGYPYAHYPYNHQYNNHYASYPYVY is encoded by the exons ATGACATACTGCAAGTTGTtc ttTTGTTTCGCACTGCTCATTGTGTCGGTATTCGCCGAAAAGGATGCATCGAAAGCGGCTGAAAACGAGAGGGTGAAGAAAGCGGTAGTAATCCCACCACCTGGTTCAG CTTACGGATACTACGGAAGTCCTTATAGCGGTTTATACGGTAGCCCTTATAACACCTTATACGGCCAAGCTTACGGTTACCCGTACGGATCGCACGACGATGGCAAGTACCACCATCACGCGGCTAAGTACGACGACGGCAAGTACCATCATCACGTGGGTAAGTACGACGATGGCAAATACCACCCCGGAAAGTACGACGATGGCAAGTACTACCCTGGAAAGTACGACAAGGCAACGGTGGCCACAGCAGTGTACAGCAAGCCGTATTCGACCGGGTACAACGGGTACAACTATGGTTACAACGGTTACAACGGCTACAACAACGGATACAACTACGGTTACAACGGCTATAACAACGGATACAACTACGGTTACTACGGCGGATATCCGTACGCTCACTATCCGTACAACCACCAATACAACAACCACTACGCGTCATACCCATACGTCTACTAA
- the LOC132932262 gene encoding uncharacterized protein LOC132932262 isoform X1 has translation MTYCKLFFCFALLIVSVFAEKDASKAAENERVKKAVVIPPPGSVAAAYGYYGSPYSGLYGSPYNTLYGQAYGYPYGSHDDGKYHHHAAKYDDGKYHHHVGKYDDGKYHPGKYDDGKYYPGKYDKATVATAVYSKPYSTGYNGYNYGYNGYNGYNNGYNYGYNGYNNGYNYGYYGGYPYAHYPYNHQYNNHYASYPYVY, from the exons ATGACATACTGCAAGTTGTtc ttTTGTTTCGCACTGCTCATTGTGTCGGTATTCGCCGAAAAGGATGCATCGAAAGCGGCTGAAAACGAGAGGGTGAAGAAAGCGGTAGTAATCCCACCACCTGGTTCAG TTGCGGCAGCTTACGGATACTACGGAAGTCCTTATAGCGGTTTATACGGTAGCCCTTATAACACCTTATACGGCCAAGCTTACGGTTACCCGTACGGATCGCACGACGATGGCAAGTACCACCATCACGCGGCTAAGTACGACGACGGCAAGTACCATCATCACGTGGGTAAGTACGACGATGGCAAATACCACCCCGGAAAGTACGACGATGGCAAGTACTACCCTGGAAAGTACGACAAGGCAACGGTGGCCACAGCAGTGTACAGCAAGCCGTATTCGACCGGGTACAACGGGTACAACTATGGTTACAACGGTTACAACGGCTACAACAACGGATACAACTACGGTTACAACGGCTATAACAACGGATACAACTACGGTTACTACGGCGGATATCCGTACGCTCACTATCCGTACAACCACCAATACAACAACCACTACGCGTCATACCCATACGTCTACTAA